In Leucobacter sp. CX169, a single genomic region encodes these proteins:
- the secD gene encoding protein translocase subunit SecD, translating to MATTPAVRKARRSLTWLLVLILGLVGLIGYGFMQGEATLHPKLALDLEGGTQILLAPKQTDGNQVSGEQLDQAVSIIRQRVNASGVSEAEVTTQGNQNISVSIPGKADEATLARIQASSKLEFRPVLTYTGSATSAQVDGGDGSTAEEPVDGEAAPAPEATSESDPSIDPSPLPKGAGDVAWLTEGLQQKFMDFTCDSEAAQSAGDAPADRPLITCDPSGQIKYVLGPVELGGEVITDAVAQPETTSTGATTGGWVVQITMNKAGTKAFGEVSTRLYGAQAPMNQFAFVLDGKVLSAPTMQAQILDGRPSISGGFTQDSAKALADQLKFGALPVSFVVQSQEDISATLGTNQLQAGLLAGLIGLLLVVVYSLIQYRVLGLLTVASLVVAAVLTYLLLTLMSWREGYRLSLAGVAGVIVAIGITADSFIVYFERIRDELRDGRGLESAVEAGWKRAIRTVLASDGINFLAAAILFLLAIGNVRGFAFTLGLTTIVDVLVVVLFTHPLMTLLSRTRFYKNGHRFSGLDPRQLGAVYRGRAQFREPVVAASGPGKKVAASQKEAQRRQTIAERKAAEAAGLTDAAVAAGKDS from the coding sequence GTGGCGACCACTCCCGCGGTGAGGAAGGCGCGTCGTTCACTGACGTGGCTCCTCGTCCTGATCCTTGGCCTTGTCGGCCTCATCGGCTACGGCTTCATGCAGGGAGAGGCGACGCTGCACCCGAAGCTCGCGCTTGACCTTGAAGGCGGCACGCAGATCCTGCTTGCCCCCAAGCAGACGGACGGCAACCAGGTGTCGGGCGAGCAGCTCGACCAGGCGGTATCGATCATTCGTCAGCGTGTGAACGCCTCCGGCGTTTCCGAGGCCGAGGTCACCACGCAGGGCAACCAGAACATCTCGGTGTCGATCCCGGGCAAGGCCGACGAGGCCACGCTCGCCCGCATTCAGGCGTCCTCGAAGCTCGAGTTCCGTCCGGTGCTCACCTACACCGGATCCGCAACGTCTGCGCAGGTCGACGGCGGCGATGGCAGCACGGCTGAAGAGCCCGTCGACGGCGAAGCCGCCCCGGCCCCGGAGGCCACGAGCGAGTCGGATCCGTCGATTGATCCGTCGCCGCTGCCGAAGGGCGCCGGCGATGTCGCGTGGCTGACCGAGGGGCTGCAGCAGAAGTTCATGGACTTCACCTGTGACTCTGAGGCCGCGCAGTCGGCAGGCGACGCCCCCGCGGATCGCCCGTTGATCACGTGTGACCCGTCGGGACAGATCAAGTATGTGCTCGGCCCGGTCGAGCTCGGCGGCGAAGTCATCACTGACGCTGTCGCTCAGCCCGAGACCACCAGCACCGGCGCTACGACCGGCGGCTGGGTGGTGCAGATCACCATGAACAAGGCCGGCACCAAGGCGTTCGGCGAGGTCAGTACCCGGCTCTACGGCGCGCAGGCGCCGATGAACCAGTTCGCGTTTGTGCTCGATGGCAAGGTGCTCTCGGCGCCGACCATGCAGGCACAGATCCTCGACGGACGACCGTCCATCTCGGGTGGGTTCACGCAGGACAGCGCGAAGGCGCTCGCCGATCAGCTGAAGTTCGGCGCCCTTCCGGTCAGTTTCGTCGTGCAGAGCCAGGAAGACATTTCGGCGACGCTCGGCACGAACCAGCTGCAGGCGGGCCTGCTCGCGGGTCTCATCGGCTTGCTGCTCGTCGTCGTGTACTCGCTCATCCAGTACCGCGTGCTCGGACTCCTCACGGTCGCCTCGCTCGTGGTCGCCGCGGTGCTCACCTACCTCCTGCTCACCCTCATGTCGTGGCGCGAGGGCTACCGCCTCTCGCTCGCCGGCGTCGCGGGTGTCATTGTCGCAATCGGTATCACCGCTGACTCCTTCATCGTCTACTTCGAGCGCATTCGAGACGAGCTGCGGGACGGGCGCGGGCTTGAGTCCGCGGTCGAGGCCGGTTGGAAGCGCGCGATCCGGACGGTGCTCGCCTCGGATGGCATCAACTTCCTGGCGGCGGCGATCCTGTTCCTCCTCGCGATCGGCAACGTCCGCGGCTTCGCGTTTACGCTGGGTTTGACGACCATTGTCGACGTCCTCGTCGTCGTGCTGTTCACGCACCCGCTCATGACGCTGCTCTCGCGCACCCGCTTCTACAAGAACGGTCACCGGTTCTCTGGCCTGGATCCGCGCCAGCTCGGCGCGGTCTACCGGGGTCGCGCGCAGTTCCGGGAGCCCGTGGTCGCCGCGAGCGGCCCCGGCAAGAAAGTCGCTGCGAGCCAGAAAGAGGCGCAGCGTCGCCAGACCATCGCAGAACGCAAGGCCGCCGAGGCTGCCGGACTCACCGATGCCGCTGTCGCGGCAGGGAAGGACTCCTGA
- the secF gene encoding protein translocase subunit SecF: protein MGLSLARFGNDLYTGERSFNIVGRRKTWYIVAAILILVSILGPLLRGGFTFGIEFSGGSQFQVHTTSSQDRDLGTAEAAVASVLPDSAPRISLVGQTDIRVQTEQLDEEKSRELKAALAKAYGVDESTITSSYIGAAWGQDITRQAIIALIVFIVFAAVVMAIYFRTWKMSLAAMIALFHDLIITAGVYGITGFEITPAAMIGFLTILGYSLYDTVVVFDKIRENTAIGELNDQRTFGEAVNLAVNQTLVRSINTSVVALLPVASILFIGAFVLGAGTLRDISLALFIGILVGAYSTIFIAAPLYAHLREHEPAIVKHDKKVLRIRERGAHAADADVEAAAPEAAKA, encoded by the coding sequence ATGGGTCTCTCACTTGCACGCTTCGGCAACGACCTCTACACCGGCGAGCGCTCGTTCAACATTGTTGGACGCCGTAAGACCTGGTACATCGTCGCCGCAATCCTGATTCTCGTCTCGATCCTGGGCCCGCTGTTGCGCGGCGGGTTCACGTTCGGCATCGAGTTCTCGGGCGGCAGCCAGTTCCAGGTTCACACGACCTCGAGCCAGGATCGCGACCTCGGCACCGCCGAGGCCGCAGTCGCCTCGGTGCTCCCCGACAGCGCCCCGCGCATCTCGCTCGTAGGCCAGACCGACATTCGGGTACAGACCGAGCAGCTGGACGAGGAGAAAAGCCGTGAGCTGAAGGCTGCCCTCGCGAAGGCGTACGGTGTCGACGAGTCGACGATCACCTCGTCCTACATTGGTGCCGCCTGGGGGCAAGACATCACCCGTCAGGCCATCATCGCGCTCATCGTGTTCATCGTGTTCGCGGCGGTCGTCATGGCGATTTATTTCCGCACCTGGAAGATGTCGCTCGCGGCCATGATCGCGCTGTTCCACGACCTGATCATCACCGCGGGCGTGTACGGCATCACCGGCTTCGAGATCACCCCGGCGGCCATGATCGGCTTCCTCACGATCCTTGGGTACTCGCTGTACGACACGGTGGTGGTGTTCGACAAGATCCGCGAGAACACCGCGATTGGCGAGCTCAACGATCAGCGGACCTTCGGCGAGGCGGTGAACCTCGCGGTGAACCAGACGCTCGTGCGCTCGATCAACACCTCGGTGGTGGCGCTCTTGCCGGTCGCCTCGATTCTGTTCATCGGCGCGTTTGTGCTCGGAGCGGGAACGCTGCGGGACATCTCGCTCGCCCTGTTCATCGGCATCCTGGTCGGCGCGTACTCGACGATCTTCATCGCGGCCCCGCTGTACGCCCACCTGCGCGAACACGAGCCCGCGATTGTCAAGCACGACAAGAAGGTACTGCGCATCCGTGAGCGCGGCGCGCACGCGGCTGACGCCGACGTCGAAGCGGCGGCCCCGGAAGCGGCCAAGGCGTAG
- the yajC gene encoding preprotein translocase subunit YajC, whose protein sequence is MQNLFADPFSLIMLALIAVLIIFMVRNGKKRQQAAQEMQSGLIPGAEVMLQSGIYGTVEEINEEDNRVTLRSGTSTLVVHRNAVSTIVTPSDADVAVAETVHPDDDPAFGEHVDAAKADEPAAPEFRSPFDGSTEQTGENTTAAGEDDEKNGDAAPKA, encoded by the coding sequence GTGCAGAATCTCTTTGCTGATCCGTTCTCCCTCATCATGCTCGCGCTTATCGCCGTGCTGATCATTTTCATGGTCCGGAACGGAAAGAAGCGCCAGCAGGCCGCTCAGGAAATGCAGTCCGGACTCATCCCCGGTGCCGAGGTGATGCTCCAGTCGGGCATCTACGGCACGGTCGAAGAGATCAACGAGGAAGACAACCGCGTCACGCTCCGCAGCGGCACCTCAACGCTCGTCGTGCACCGCAATGCCGTCTCGACCATTGTGACCCCGTCCGACGCGGACGTCGCGGTTGCAGAGACCGTCCACCCCGACGACGACCCCGCGTTCGGCGAGCACGTTGACGCCGCCAAGGCAGACGAGCCCGCGGCACCCGAGTTCCGTAGCCCGTTCGACGGCTCCACCGAGCAGACCGGCGAGAACACGACCGCGGCCGGCGAGGACGACGAGAAGAACGGCGACGCCGCGCCCAAGGCGTAG
- the ruvB gene encoding Holliday junction branch migration DNA helicase RuvB — MTGHSAEISPQPVSPAELSFEGALRPATLNEFVGQTRVREQLRLLLEAAQMQQRTPDHILLAGPPGLGKTTLSMIVATEVGQPLHQTSGPAIQHAGDLAAVLSALTPGEVLFIDEIHRMARSAEEMLYLAMEDFKIDIMVGKGAGATSIPLEIAPFTLVGATTRAGLLPNPLRDRFGFTAHLEFYAKDELFRVAERAAGLLDFPVEASGISEIAGRSRGTPRIANRLLRRVRDFSLVHGRPGDAATVRDALKLYDVDEYGLDRLDREVLRAVVERFRGGPVGLSTLAVSVGEEAETIESVVEPFLVRSGLLTRTPRGRMATPLAWAHCGLPIPDAL, encoded by the coding sequence ATGACCGGGCACTCCGCGGAGATTTCCCCGCAGCCAGTGTCGCCCGCCGAACTCAGCTTCGAGGGCGCCCTGCGCCCGGCCACGCTGAACGAGTTCGTGGGCCAGACCAGGGTACGTGAGCAGCTGCGCTTGCTGCTCGAGGCCGCCCAGATGCAGCAGCGCACCCCGGACCACATCCTGCTTGCAGGCCCCCCAGGCCTAGGCAAGACGACGCTCTCCATGATCGTCGCGACCGAGGTCGGGCAGCCCCTGCACCAGACCTCGGGACCTGCCATCCAGCACGCCGGCGACCTCGCAGCGGTGCTCTCCGCGCTCACCCCCGGCGAGGTGCTCTTCATCGACGAGATTCATCGCATGGCACGCAGTGCCGAGGAGATGCTGTACCTCGCGATGGAGGACTTCAAGATTGACATCATGGTGGGCAAGGGGGCAGGCGCGACCTCGATTCCGTTGGAGATCGCACCGTTCACGCTGGTCGGTGCCACGACGCGCGCGGGCCTGCTTCCGAACCCGCTGCGAGACCGGTTCGGTTTCACCGCGCACCTCGAGTTTTACGCCAAGGACGAACTGTTTCGGGTTGCCGAGCGGGCGGCCGGGCTGCTGGACTTTCCGGTCGAGGCGTCGGGCATCAGCGAGATCGCCGGTCGCTCGCGGGGCACGCCCCGCATCGCGAACCGGCTGCTCCGACGCGTGCGCGATTTCAGCCTCGTGCACGGTCGGCCCGGCGATGCCGCGACCGTGCGCGACGCCCTCAAACTCTACGATGTCGACGAATACGGTCTCGATCGGCTTGATCGCGAGGTGCTCCGCGCGGTCGTCGAACGCTTCCGTGGGGGACCGGTCGGGCTCTCCACGCTCGCGGTCTCGGTCGGCGAGGAAGCGGAGACGATCGAATCGGTCGTCGAACCGTTCCTCGTGCGCTCGGGACTGCTCACACGCACCCCTCGCGGGCGCATGGCGACCCCCTTGGCGTGGGCGCACTGCGGTCTTCCCATCCCGGATGCCCTATAG
- the ruvA gene encoding Holliday junction branch migration protein RuvA encodes MIASVRGVVLASGSGWVVVEMGGMGVRAEVTADLALSARAGHELFLLTSLVVREDSLTLFGFASQAELELFGHLIAVSGVGPRSALGVLSTLSPAVVGRAVEAEDEKPFKKVSGIGPKTAKLIVVSLQGKVEHLGVDDPAMAPAAPSEDAQVVLGLVGLGWPETDAEEAVAGARDSGAPEDPAGLMRAALALLQAPKAGSRSRGMIR; translated from the coding sequence GTGATTGCTTCAGTGCGCGGTGTAGTGCTCGCTTCCGGATCCGGCTGGGTCGTCGTTGAGATGGGCGGCATGGGCGTGCGCGCCGAGGTGACGGCCGACCTTGCGCTTTCTGCGCGAGCCGGGCACGAGTTGTTCCTCCTCACGTCCCTCGTCGTGCGCGAAGACTCGCTCACGCTCTTCGGGTTTGCCAGCCAGGCCGAGCTGGAGCTGTTTGGTCATCTCATCGCCGTTTCAGGGGTGGGGCCCCGCTCCGCGCTCGGCGTGCTCTCGACGCTGTCGCCGGCCGTGGTCGGGCGCGCGGTCGAGGCTGAGGACGAAAAGCCGTTCAAGAAGGTCAGCGGCATTGGGCCCAAGACGGCGAAACTCATCGTGGTCTCGCTGCAGGGCAAGGTCGAACACCTGGGGGTCGACGACCCGGCGATGGCCCCCGCCGCTCCGAGTGAGGACGCGCAGGTCGTGCTGGGTCTCGTGGGCCTCGGCTGGCCCGAGACCGACGCGGAGGAGGCGGTTGCCGGTGCCCGCGACAGTGGCGCGCCCGAAGACCCGGCTGGTCTGATGCGCGCGGCGCTCGCCCTGCTTCAGGCGCCGAAAGCCGGATCCCGTAGTCGCGGAATGATTCGATGA
- a CDS encoding YafY family protein, whose amino-acid sequence MKRAERLHALSEMLRRGGARGISASRMASEFAVSERTIKRDLDALENSGAPLWSRPGPGGGYGLAHGATLPPVSLSPAQAVALMAAVSAAPDAPYADLATAGMRKILDVLDPRTRARADELASRVWVNSPPVPSRATKSALEAAMTEQRVIRLRYTSGDGRTTTRDVEPVLFASTNGQWYLIGWCRLRDAMRWFAVSRVERATVTQAACSGHTIDEVGAAPVGARPVHGWDA is encoded by the coding sequence GTGAAACGAGCGGAGCGCCTGCACGCGCTCTCGGAGATGTTGCGCCGCGGCGGGGCCCGCGGGATCTCGGCGTCACGCATGGCGAGCGAGTTCGCGGTGTCCGAGCGCACGATCAAGCGGGACCTCGACGCGCTCGAGAACAGCGGTGCACCGCTCTGGTCGCGCCCGGGGCCGGGCGGTGGGTATGGGCTGGCTCACGGCGCTACCCTGCCGCCGGTCAGCCTGTCTCCGGCGCAGGCGGTCGCGCTCATGGCGGCGGTGTCCGCGGCGCCCGACGCCCCCTATGCCGACCTGGCGACCGCAGGAATGCGCAAGATCCTGGACGTCCTCGACCCCAGGACTCGTGCGCGGGCGGACGAATTGGCCAGCCGGGTATGGGTCAATAGCCCTCCCGTGCCCTCGCGCGCGACCAAGTCCGCGCTGGAAGCGGCGATGACGGAGCAGCGCGTCATCCGCCTTCGCTACACGTCCGGGGACGGACGCACGACTACCCGCGACGTCGAACCCGTGCTGTTCGCCTCGACGAATGGCCAGTGGTACCTGATCGGTTGGTGCCGTCTGCGCGACGCCATGCGATGGTTTGCCGTGTCGCGCGTCGAACGGGCCACGGTGACGCAGGCAGCCTGCAGCGGCCACACGATCGACGAGGTGGGGGCGGCCCCGGTTGGCGCCCGGCCGGTACACGGCTGGGACGCTTGA
- a CDS encoding bifunctional (p)ppGpp synthetase/guanosine-3',5'-bis(diphosphate) 3'-pyrophosphohydrolase has product MTEGNPGTTSTSLRRLVPRIFSRGNAPGAVEQLVRTVRANHPRSDASVIERAYTVAERAHRGQKRRSGEPYITHPIAVAQILADLGVAPVAVAAALLHDTVEDTEYSLEQLTTEFGEEIAMLVDGVTKLDKVKYGDSAQAETVRKMIVAMSKDIRVLVIKLADRLHNARTWGFVSSESAKRKAQETLEIYAPLAHRLGIQSIKNELEDLSFAVLKPKLYAEIDNLVGQRNPEREELVGRVIGALESDLRESRIRGEVTGRPKQLYSIYQKMIVRGRDFDDIYDLVGIRVLVHTIRDCYAVLGAVHARWTPIPGRFKDYIATPKFNLYQSLHTTVIGPDGRAVEIQIRTFEMHQRAEYGVAAHWKYKQGANASGAQPSADMAWLAHISDWQAETEDPSEFLDALRFEIGAKEVYVFTPKGRVVGLPAGGTTVDFAYAVHTEVGHRTMGARVNGRLVPLETELQNGDVVEVFTSKNPDAGPSQDWLNFVKSKRAQNKIRQWFTKERRDEAVEQGKEAISRAMRKQNLPLQKLMSAEAFPQVALQLRYADVSALYAAVGEGHVSTQSVIEKVLANLTEQDNSSEEAFIPAEPSPARRRAKPDANSGVVVKGASDILVKLAKCCTPVPGDPIMGFITKGQGVSVHQVDCVNFLALKSQADRLVEVEWAPTTKSIFLVQIQVEALDRAGLLSDVTRVLSEHHVNILSASVQTSTTRLAISRFAFEMADTSHLDRVLNAVRRIDAVYDVYRVSGA; this is encoded by the coding sequence GTGACTGAGGGAAACCCTGGCACAACGAGCACCTCCTTGCGGCGTCTCGTGCCCCGCATCTTCTCGCGGGGGAACGCCCCCGGTGCCGTGGAGCAGCTCGTGCGCACGGTTCGCGCGAACCACCCGCGCTCCGACGCCTCGGTTATCGAGCGCGCGTACACGGTCGCGGAACGCGCGCACCGCGGGCAAAAGCGGCGAAGTGGCGAGCCGTACATCACGCACCCGATCGCCGTCGCGCAGATCCTGGCGGATCTCGGGGTCGCTCCCGTTGCGGTCGCTGCGGCGCTCCTTCACGACACCGTGGAGGACACCGAGTACTCGCTCGAGCAGCTCACCACCGAGTTCGGCGAAGAGATCGCGATGCTCGTCGACGGCGTCACCAAGCTTGACAAGGTGAAGTACGGCGACAGCGCGCAGGCCGAGACCGTGCGCAAGATGATCGTCGCGATGTCGAAGGACATCCGTGTGCTCGTGATCAAGCTGGCCGACCGTCTGCACAACGCGCGGACCTGGGGCTTTGTCTCGTCGGAATCGGCGAAGCGCAAGGCGCAGGAGACACTCGAGATCTACGCGCCGCTCGCGCACCGCCTCGGCATCCAGTCGATCAAGAACGAGCTCGAGGACCTCTCGTTTGCGGTCCTCAAGCCGAAGCTGTATGCCGAAATCGACAACCTCGTCGGCCAGCGCAACCCGGAGCGCGAGGAGCTCGTCGGCCGCGTGATCGGCGCTCTCGAGTCGGACCTGCGCGAGTCGCGCATCCGCGGCGAGGTCACTGGCCGCCCGAAGCAGCTGTATTCGATCTACCAGAAGATGATCGTCCGGGGGCGCGACTTCGACGACATCTACGACCTCGTCGGCATCCGGGTGCTCGTGCACACGATCCGTGATTGTTACGCGGTACTCGGCGCCGTGCACGCCCGGTGGACCCCGATTCCCGGACGCTTCAAGGACTACATCGCGACCCCGAAGTTCAACCTGTACCAGTCCCTGCACACGACGGTCATCGGCCCCGACGGTCGCGCTGTCGAGATTCAGATCCGCACGTTCGAGATGCACCAGCGCGCGGAGTATGGCGTCGCGGCACACTGGAAGTACAAGCAAGGGGCGAACGCGAGCGGTGCGCAGCCCTCGGCTGACATGGCCTGGCTTGCACATATCTCCGACTGGCAAGCCGAGACGGAAGACCCGAGCGAGTTCCTCGACGCCCTGCGCTTCGAGATCGGCGCGAAGGAGGTCTACGTCTTTACGCCCAAGGGGCGCGTGGTGGGCCTGCCGGCCGGTGGCACGACGGTTGACTTCGCCTATGCGGTGCACACCGAGGTGGGACACCGCACGATGGGCGCCCGCGTCAACGGCCGGCTCGTGCCGCTCGAGACCGAGCTGCAAAACGGCGACGTCGTCGAGGTGTTCACCTCCAAGAATCCCGATGCAGGCCCCAGCCAGGACTGGCTGAACTTTGTCAAGAGCAAGCGCGCCCAGAACAAGATCCGGCAGTGGTTCACCAAGGAGCGCCGCGACGAGGCGGTCGAGCAGGGCAAGGAAGCGATCTCCCGGGCGATGCGCAAGCAGAACCTTCCGCTCCAGAAGCTCATGAGCGCCGAGGCCTTCCCCCAGGTGGCGCTGCAGTTGCGCTACGCCGATGTGTCGGCGCTGTATGCCGCGGTCGGCGAGGGACATGTCTCGACGCAGTCGGTGATCGAGAAGGTCCTCGCGAACCTCACCGAGCAGGACAACTCATCGGAAGAGGCCTTCATTCCGGCGGAGCCGTCACCCGCGCGCCGCCGCGCGAAGCCTGATGCGAACAGCGGCGTCGTCGTGAAGGGTGCTTCGGACATCCTGGTCAAGCTAGCAAAGTGCTGCACGCCGGTTCCCGGGGACCCGATCATGGGGTTCATCACCAAGGGCCAGGGCGTCTCGGTACATCAGGTCGACTGCGTGAACTTCCTCGCCCTGAAGAGCCAGGCCGATCGCTTGGTCGAGGTGGAGTGGGCGCCGACGACGAAGAGCATCTTCCTGGTGCAGATTCAGGTGGAGGCGCTTGATCGCGCCGGCCTGCTCTCGGATGTGACCCGCGTGCTTTCAGAGCACCACGTGAATATTCTCTCCGCATCGGTGCAGACGTCCACCACGCGACTCGCGATCAGTCGGTTTGCGTTCGAGATGGCCGACACGTCGCACCTTGACCGGGTGCTCAACGCGGTGCGCCGCATCGACGCCGTCTACGACGTCTATCGCGTGAGCGGGGCCTAA
- the leuA gene encoding 2-isopropylmalate synthase, translating into MKNTQQPSQMPVHRYRPYHEIIAVDLPDRTWPSKRITQAPRWCAVDLRDGNQALIDPMSPERKRIMFDLLVQMGYKEIEVGFPSASQTDFDFVRHLIEDNAIPDDVTIQVLTQAREHLITRTYESLIGAKRAIVHLYNSTSILQRDVVFRQDREGIKQLAVEGAKFCVASESIAAGTEIYYEYSPESYTGTELEYAAEVCNAVLEVFTPTPERKVIINLPATVEMATPNIYADSIEWMGRHLNHRENVIISLHPHNDRGTGVAAAELGYLAGADRIEGCLFGNGERTGNVDLVALGINMFTQGIDPQIDFSRLDEVRRTAEYCTQLRVPERSPWAGDLVYTAFSGSHQDAIKKGFERMAADAEAAGVSVNDLEWAVPYLPVDPRDLGRSYEAVIRVNSQSGKGGVAYLLLTDHALDLPRRLQIEFSAVVQEHTDTEGGEVSSDAIWTIFQDEYLPVGGTHTEAERWGQYEITRTTSTSASDGVTELSVDLRVADEAVSITTTGNGPVDAFLKALGERGHEITLFDYVEHAMGSGGDALAAAYVDLEVDGTRLWGVGIDPDTSRAALKAIVSSVNRAVRETADDRALEAVAS; encoded by the coding sequence ATGAAGAACACCCAGCAGCCCTCGCAGATGCCGGTCCACCGGTACCGCCCGTACCACGAGATCATCGCGGTCGATCTGCCCGATCGCACCTGGCCGTCCAAGCGCATCACTCAGGCGCCGCGTTGGTGCGCGGTCGACCTGCGCGACGGCAACCAGGCCCTCATCGACCCGATGAGCCCCGAGCGCAAGCGGATCATGTTTGATCTGCTCGTGCAGATGGGCTACAAGGAGATCGAGGTCGGGTTCCCCTCGGCGAGTCAGACCGACTTCGATTTCGTGCGCCACCTGATCGAGGACAATGCGATCCCCGACGACGTCACCATCCAGGTGCTCACCCAGGCGCGCGAGCACCTGATCACTCGCACTTACGAATCGCTGATCGGCGCGAAGCGCGCGATCGTGCACCTGTACAACTCGACCAGCATCCTCCAGCGCGACGTGGTGTTCCGTCAGGATCGCGAGGGCATCAAGCAGCTCGCGGTGGAGGGCGCGAAGTTCTGTGTCGCGAGTGAGTCCATCGCCGCGGGCACCGAGATCTACTACGAGTACTCGCCCGAGTCGTACACCGGCACCGAGCTCGAGTACGCCGCCGAGGTCTGCAACGCCGTGCTCGAAGTCTTCACGCCCACGCCCGAGCGCAAGGTCATCATTAACCTGCCCGCGACGGTCGAGATGGCGACGCCGAACATCTACGCGGACTCGATCGAGTGGATGGGGCGTCACCTCAACCACCGCGAGAACGTCATCATCTCGCTGCACCCGCACAACGACCGGGGCACGGGCGTTGCCGCGGCAGAGCTCGGGTATCTGGCAGGGGCCGATCGAATTGAGGGGTGCCTGTTCGGAAACGGTGAGCGCACCGGCAACGTCGACCTGGTCGCGCTCGGGATCAACATGTTCACGCAGGGCATCGACCCGCAGATCGACTTCTCTCGCCTGGACGAGGTGCGCCGCACCGCCGAGTACTGCACGCAGCTGCGCGTGCCCGAGCGCAGCCCGTGGGCAGGCGATCTCGTCTACACCGCTTTCTCTGGGTCGCACCAGGACGCGATCAAGAAGGGCTTCGAGCGCATGGCGGCGGATGCCGAGGCCGCCGGCGTCTCGGTCAACGACCTCGAATGGGCCGTGCCGTACCTGCCGGTCGACCCGCGAGACCTGGGTCGCTCGTACGAGGCCGTGATTCGCGTGAACTCGCAGTCGGGCAAGGGCGGAGTCGCCTACCTGCTGCTCACCGACCACGCGCTGGATCTGCCGCGACGCCTGCAGATCGAGTTCAGTGCGGTCGTGCAGGAGCACACCGACACCGAGGGCGGAGAAGTGTCGAGCGACGCGATCTGGACGATCTTCCAGGACGAGTACCTCCCCGTCGGCGGGACGCACACCGAGGCCGAGCGCTGGGGCCAGTACGAGATCACGCGCACGACGAGCACAAGCGCGAGTGATGGCGTCACGGAGCTCTCCGTCGACCTCCGGGTCGCCGACGAGGCCGTCTCCATCACGACCACGGGCAACGGCCCGGTCGATGCCTTCCTCAAGGCGCTGGGGGAGCGCGGCCACGAGATCACCCTGTTCGACTACGTCGAACACGCGATGGGATCGGGCGGCGATGCCCTGGCTGCCGCGTATGTCGACCTCGAGGTCGACGGCACCCGACTGTGGGGCGTCGGCATCGATCCGGACACGAGTCGTGCCGCCCTCAAGGCCATCGTGAGCTCGGTGAACCGAGCGGTGCGCGAGACCGCCGACGATCGTGCTCTGGAGGCCGTCGCGAGCTAA